Proteins encoded by one window of Paroedura picta isolate Pp20150507F chromosome 9, Ppicta_v3.0, whole genome shotgun sequence:
- the PENK gene encoding proenkephalin-A, with the protein MTLLLRFYFFLMALSTCLILTIHADCSKDCTLCTRLAFHANIKPLVCTLECEGKLPSANAWETCKELLQLTKLDHSQEGNGALGDNPKEQDEIHLLAKKYGGFMKRYGGFMKKMDELYHIEPEEELNGGEILTKRYGGFMKKDLDDDALANSSDLLKELLGTGEIAGVGHYRDTNDNNGDIAKRYGGFMRNIRHSPELEDDAKELQKRYGGFMRRVGRPEWWLDYQKRYGGFLKRFADSLLPSDEDGENYSKEVPEVEKRYGGFMRF; encoded by the exons ATGACATTGCTTCTGAGATTTTATTTCTTTCTCATGGCTCTTAGCACATGCCTCATCCTTACAATTCACGCAGACTGCAGCAAAGACTGTACACTTTGTACCCGACTGGCATTTCATGCCAACATCAAACCTCTG gtgtGTACACTAGAGTGTGAAGGAAAGTTGCCTTCTGCCAATGCCTGGGAAACCTGCAAAGAGCTCCTACAATTAACTAAACTGGATCATTCCCAGGAAGGAAATGGTGCTCTAGGGGATAACCCAAAAGAGCAGGATGAGATTCATTTGCTAGCCAAAAAATATGGTGGGTTCATGAAAAGGTATGGTGGCTTTATGAAGAAGATGGATGAGCTCTACCATATAGAACCAGAGGAGGAACTTAATGGAGGAGAAATCCTTACTAAAAGGTATGGAGGGTTTATGAAGAAGGACTTGGATGATGATGCTTTGGCTAATTCCTCTGACCTGCTGAAAGAGCTTCTTGGAACGGGGGAAATTGCTGGTGTCGGACATTATCGGGACACGAATGATAATAATGGTGACATTGCCAAAAGATATGGCGGCTTCATGAGAAATATAAGGCACAGCCCAGAACTGGAAGACGATGCCAAAGAGCTGCAAAAGAGGTATGGTGGCTTCATGAGAAGAGTGGGCAGGCCGGAGTGGTGGCTGGACTACCAGAAACGCTATGGTGGGTTTCTTAAGCGCTTTGCCGATTCTCTTCTTCCTTCAGATGAAGATGGAGAAAATTATTCCAAAGAAGTTCCAGAGGTGGAAAAGAGATATGGCGGTTTTATGAGATTTTAA